The Gammaproteobacteria bacterium genome contains a region encoding:
- a CDS encoding 6-bladed beta-propeller, translated as MALAMWGLASGCTLETPGIEHPLPDSLASAFHPGLVADVQEAPVWVNLETGPDSLVAAFGARETPEAGLIGRIAMAQLRGDEIFVLDDQLNVVHVLNIPARTHVRVGRPGQGPGELAFPRGLALSEDRIFVADERQMIHVFDRMEGEWSWTRDVPVPFFPMDACFMDDGLYLLALRDEASGFIHRLEQDEVVASFGISYRWDNPIVRDATTEGRLACLPEIGGIAWVPTRLNEVHMYGTDGVLRWIARLPDHRPMGIVENAESGSVAMGLTPGRSEMHMLYAVAPVASHLLVQLSLYDQEAVDADAPKAIHSYVIDPTSGAVGEIDFPYPGLIDWHGGRMALFANDPWPKVDVIAVSERSAK; from the coding sequence ATGGCCCTGGCGATGTGGGGGCTCGCCTCCGGCTGCACCCTCGAGACCCCAGGCATCGAACATCCCCTGCCGGACAGCCTGGCGAGCGCATTTCATCCCGGCCTCGTCGCAGACGTGCAGGAGGCGCCGGTATGGGTGAATCTCGAGACGGGACCCGACTCGCTGGTCGCCGCCTTCGGCGCCCGGGAAACGCCGGAAGCCGGACTCATCGGCAGGATCGCGATGGCGCAGCTTCGGGGCGACGAGATCTTCGTCCTCGATGACCAGTTGAACGTGGTGCACGTGTTGAACATCCCGGCGCGAACGCACGTGCGGGTCGGGAGGCCGGGCCAGGGCCCGGGGGAACTGGCCTTCCCGCGGGGCCTCGCGCTGTCCGAAGATCGCATCTTCGTGGCCGATGAGCGGCAGATGATCCATGTGTTCGACCGAATGGAGGGGGAGTGGTCGTGGACGCGGGATGTCCCCGTCCCGTTCTTCCCCATGGACGCTTGCTTCATGGACGATGGCCTGTACCTGCTTGCCCTGAGGGATGAGGCGTCCGGCTTCATTCATCGGCTGGAACAGGACGAGGTGGTTGCGTCGTTCGGGATCTCCTACCGCTGGGACAACCCGATCGTCCGCGATGCGACGACGGAGGGCCGGCTCGCCTGCCTTCCGGAGATCGGTGGCATCGCCTGGGTGCCGACGCGCCTGAACGAAGTGCACATGTATGGAACGGATGGCGTGTTGCGCTGGATCGCCCGGCTGCCGGATCATCGGCCCATGGGAATCGTCGAGAATGCGGAATCGGGTTCCGTGGCCATGGGGTTGACCCCGGGGCGCAGCGAGATGCACATGCTGTACGCGGTGGCGCCGGTCGCTTCGCATCTTCTGGTGCAATTGAGTCTGTACGACCAGGAAGCCGTCGATGCGGATGCCCCGAAGGCGATTCACAGCTATGTCATCGACCCAACCTCGGGCGCGGTTGGCGAGATCGACTTTCCATATCCGGGTCTGATCGATTGGCACGGCGGACGCATGGCATTGTTCGCGAACGATCCGTGGCCGAAAGTGGATGTCATTGCCGTCTCGGAGAGGAGTGCGAAATGA
- a CDS encoding sigma 54-interacting transcriptional regulator — MTAESHPLALLREVSTILDETADLGSSVRPILGALSRRMELECATLTVLNRRTSEILLHEAVGLTDDQRERARYRLGEGITGRVVETGVPVVIPSVATEPRFLSRARPLEERDGTGFVCVPVRHGNETIGALSAERPCGEAASFDEDIQILSVLASLIAHAVRLRQFAEEEKALVAENRRLRRELADRYRPDNIVGNSREMVPVFEMIGQVAGSDATVLIRGESGTGKELIAQAVHYGSQRSEGPFVRVNCAALPEGLVESELFGHERGAFTGALQQRAGRFERASGGTIFLDEIGDLPPSVQIRLLRVLQEHEFERVGGNRMLKTDVRVVAATNRDLEADIEDGRFRTDLYYRLNVFPIHVPPLRDRRTDIILLADHFVEMYNRRHGRAIVRLSTPAIDLLMAYHWPGNVRELENAIERAVLLADGDVIHARILPPSLQMATPGAGRSGPLKVQLDALEKELIVDALKVSRGNRAAAARQLGITERVMGLRVAKYGLSRR, encoded by the coding sequence ATGACGGCCGAGTCGCACCCCCTCGCGCTCCTCCGCGAGGTCAGCACCATCCTGGACGAGACGGCGGACCTGGGCTCGTCGGTGCGGCCCATCCTCGGCGCGCTTTCGCGGCGCATGGAGCTCGAGTGCGCGACGCTCACCGTTCTGAACCGCCGGACGTCCGAGATCCTGCTACACGAGGCGGTGGGCCTGACGGACGACCAGCGGGAGCGCGCGCGATACAGGCTCGGTGAGGGCATCACTGGACGCGTCGTCGAGACGGGCGTCCCTGTCGTCATTCCGTCGGTCGCCACCGAGCCGCGCTTTCTGAGCCGGGCCCGCCCCCTGGAGGAGCGCGACGGGACCGGCTTCGTCTGCGTTCCGGTGCGGCACGGCAACGAAACGATCGGAGCACTGAGCGCCGAACGCCCCTGCGGCGAGGCGGCCTCGTTCGACGAGGACATCCAGATCCTCTCGGTGCTGGCTTCCCTCATCGCCCACGCCGTGCGGCTCCGGCAGTTCGCGGAAGAGGAGAAGGCACTGGTTGCCGAGAACCGGCGCCTTCGGCGGGAGCTGGCCGACAGGTACCGGCCCGACAACATCGTCGGCAACTCGCGGGAGATGGTCCCGGTGTTCGAGATGATCGGCCAGGTTGCGGGGAGCGACGCCACCGTGCTCATCCGCGGCGAGAGCGGCACCGGGAAGGAACTGATCGCCCAGGCCGTGCACTACGGAAGCCAGCGGTCCGAAGGGCCCTTCGTCCGCGTCAACTGCGCGGCGCTCCCCGAGGGGCTCGTCGAAAGCGAGCTGTTCGGCCATGAGCGCGGCGCGTTCACGGGTGCACTCCAGCAGCGGGCCGGCCGTTTCGAGCGGGCTTCGGGCGGGACGATCTTCCTCGACGAGATCGGCGATCTTCCCCCGTCCGTGCAGATCCGCCTTCTTCGCGTGCTGCAGGAGCACGAGTTCGAACGGGTTGGCGGCAACAGGATGCTCAAGACCGATGTCCGGGTGGTCGCCGCAACCAACCGCGATCTGGAGGCGGACATCGAGGACGGCCGCTTCCGGACGGACCTCTACTATCGGCTGAACGTCTTCCCGATTCACGTGCCGCCGCTGCGCGACCGCCGGACCGACATCATCCTGCTCGCGGACCACTTCGTCGAGATGTACAACAGGCGGCACGGGCGCGCGATCGTCCGCCTCTCCACCCCCGCCATCGATCTGCTCATGGCCTACCACTGGCCGGGGAACGTGCGCGAACTGGAGAACGCCATCGAGCGAGCCGTGCTTCTGGCTGATGGTGACGTGATCCACGCCCGCATCCTCCCGCCCAGCCTCCAGATGGCCACCCCGGGCGCCGGGCGTTCGGGGCCGCTCAAGGTCCAGTTGGATGCGCTCGAGAAGGAGCTGATCGTCGACGCCCTCAAGGTGAGTCGCGGCAATCGCGCCGCCGCCGCCCGACAGCTCGGCATCACCGAGCGGGTGATGGGGCTTCGCGTCGCCAAGTACGGTCTCTCCAGACGCTGA
- a CDS encoding histone deacetylase — MKSSAAALGALPVLATPLSAHGGPFGAGTAASPPSHERPSATPGQATGTALIYDPRYLDHVLIRPNGSRPPEIPERLVRMRAELEARGLTEATVPIAPTVDPLLRIRAHHTGEHVDSVRQLGVSANVAELAVSGALTGVDVVAEGRARNVFCAIRPPGHHANNTGAEEGFCYYSNAAIAAKYAQEIHGHEKVLVIDWDYHHGNATQNAFYDDPSVLFFSSHDWNAYPGTGDPSLAGEGDGAGLNINVHLECGSSDADMLRYWDNALSPAVAAFDPDFVIVSAGFDSRRDDLLGCFDLTDDAFRRMTRMAMDYADSCCDGRLVSLLEGGYNLDGTALAAAAHVETLLEH, encoded by the coding sequence GTGAAATCCTCAGCCGCGGCGCTCGGGGCCCTGCCCGTCCTGGCGACACCGCTTTCCGCGCACGGCGGACCCTTCGGCGCGGGCACGGCCGCTTCCCCGCCGAGCCACGAGCGCCCGTCCGCGACGCCTGGACAGGCCACCGGAACCGCCCTCATCTACGACCCGCGCTACCTCGATCACGTGCTCATTCGACCGAACGGCTCCCGCCCGCCCGAGATCCCGGAGCGGCTGGTGCGCATGCGGGCCGAACTGGAGGCGCGCGGGCTCACCGAGGCGACCGTGCCCATCGCACCCACCGTCGATCCCCTGCTCCGCATCCGCGCTCACCACACCGGCGAACACGTAGATTCGGTGCGCCAGCTGGGCGTGAGCGCGAACGTGGCCGAACTCGCGGTGTCCGGCGCCCTGACCGGCGTGGACGTGGTCGCCGAGGGCCGGGCGCGCAACGTCTTCTGCGCCATCCGGCCTCCGGGGCACCACGCCAACAACACCGGCGCCGAAGAGGGCTTCTGCTACTACAGCAACGCGGCCATCGCGGCGAAGTACGCCCAGGAGATCCACGGTCATGAGAAGGTCCTGGTCATCGACTGGGACTACCACCACGGCAACGCCACCCAGAACGCCTTCTACGACGACCCTTCGGTGCTCTTCTTCTCATCCCACGACTGGAACGCGTATCCCGGAACCGGCGATCCTTCGCTCGCCGGAGAGGGAGACGGCGCGGGCCTGAACATCAACGTGCATCTGGAGTGCGGCTCCAGCGACGCCGACATGCTGCGCTACTGGGACAACGCGCTCTCGCCCGCGGTGGCGGCCTTCGACCCCGATTTCGTGATCGTGTCAGCGGGCTTCGACAGCCGCCGCGACGATCTGCTGGGATGCTTCGACCTCACCGACGACGCCTTCCGGCGCATGACCCGCATGGCGATGGACTACGCCGATAGCTGCTGCGACGGACGGCTCGTGTCGCTGCTCGAGGGCGGATACAACCTGGACGGGACCGCGCTCGCCGCTGCGGCGCACGTGGAGACGCTGCTGGAGCACTGA
- a CDS encoding amidohydrolase family protein: MTGRVIPILIAMGLALPVTLGAQAGPPGQASAPPRTIFDGATVIDGTGASARTGLAIVVEGEGIAAVVPAADLTDELREGAEVIDASGWFAIPGLVESHTHVATMANRGRAEFILNRQLYAGITTARDMAGDVRSLMDLQRASLVKEIDAPDLYFSALMAGPVFFTDPRTVSSAAGETPGEVSWMQAVTEETDLAQAVALARGTWATGIKTYAAIDGDLLAAITAEAGRQGIPVWSHTHVGPARALEVAGTGVRSMSHVCSVGSAAIPDDVFREGQEGRRTGFVDVDLNHPAVDSVFALMRRHGTVLDATIRVVVQVGLRRMAAIDTVNAPAPGETADRAGAGPGPRRPPIDRRRRGVRAGCETADAIALTRRAWEAGVMVATGTDGMTPPTSDFPALFDEIRHLHDDVGMPMPDVLKAASHHGAVALGLEDSIGTIEPGKHADIVFLREDPLAGPESLRSVVLTVKRGTPYYRRDFVLGAPRAGPAGR; this comes from the coding sequence ATGACCGGCCGCGTTATCCCGATCCTGATCGCCATGGGGCTGGCGCTGCCGGTAACGCTCGGAGCCCAGGCCGGCCCGCCGGGGCAGGCCTCCGCCCCGCCCAGAACCATCTTCGACGGGGCGACGGTGATCGACGGCACCGGAGCCTCGGCCCGGACGGGCTTAGCCATCGTGGTGGAAGGGGAAGGGATCGCCGCCGTCGTCCCGGCTGCGGACCTGACCGACGAGCTACGCGAGGGCGCCGAGGTGATCGATGCGAGCGGGTGGTTCGCCATCCCCGGTCTGGTCGAGTCGCATACCCACGTGGCCACGATGGCCAACCGTGGGCGGGCCGAGTTCATCCTCAACCGCCAGCTCTATGCGGGGATCACGACGGCGCGGGACATGGCGGGCGACGTGCGTTCGCTCATGGACCTGCAGCGCGCATCCCTCGTCAAGGAGATCGACGCGCCCGACCTGTACTTCTCGGCGCTCATGGCGGGACCGGTGTTCTTCACCGATCCGCGCACGGTCTCATCGGCGGCGGGCGAGACGCCCGGCGAGGTGTCGTGGATGCAGGCCGTCACGGAGGAGACCGATCTGGCGCAGGCCGTGGCGCTGGCGCGGGGCACGTGGGCGACCGGTATCAAGACCTATGCGGCGATCGACGGAGACCTGTTGGCCGCGATCACCGCCGAAGCCGGCAGGCAGGGGATCCCGGTGTGGTCGCATACGCACGTCGGGCCGGCGCGTGCGCTCGAGGTGGCCGGGACGGGCGTGCGCTCGATGTCGCACGTGTGCAGCGTCGGCAGCGCGGCGATTCCGGACGACGTCTTTCGCGAGGGGCAGGAGGGGCGCCGCACCGGGTTCGTCGATGTGGACCTCAACCACCCCGCGGTGGACTCGGTGTTCGCCCTCATGAGGCGGCACGGCACGGTGCTGGACGCGACCATCCGGGTCGTCGTCCAGGTCGGACTGAGGCGCATGGCGGCGATCGACACGGTCAACGCGCCCGCTCCCGGTGAGACAGCGGACAGGGCGGGGGCAGGTCCGGGGCCCCGGCGACCGCCCATCGACCGGCGCCGGCGCGGCGTGCGTGCCGGGTGCGAGACCGCCGACGCGATCGCGCTCACCCGCCGGGCTTGGGAGGCGGGCGTCATGGTCGCGACCGGGACCGACGGCATGACTCCGCCCACCTCCGATTTCCCGGCGCTCTTCGACGAAATCCGCCATCTGCACGACGACGTGGGCATGCCGATGCCGGACGTGCTGAAGGCGGCGAGCCATCATGGCGCGGTTGCGCTGGGGCTGGAGGACTCGATCGGCACGATCGAGCCCGGCAAGCACGCCGACATCGTCTTCCTGCGGGAGGACCCGCTGGCCGGGCCGGAGAGCCTGCGTTCGGTGGTACTGACGGTGAAGCGCGGTACCCCGTACTACCGGCGGGACTTCGTGCTCGGAGCACCGCGGGCGGGGCCAGCGGGACGATGA